A window from Candidatus Nealsonbacteria bacterium encodes these proteins:
- the rbfA gene encoding 30S ribosome-binding factor RbfA — protein MNLRLQKINQLLRKEISQIILREMEFPPGVLATVTRAEASVDFYRAKIYISVIPEEQSHKIFRILNREIYHLQQILNKRLKIKIIPRIEFIKEEKTFQAGQIEEILGKLKKEEK, from the coding sequence ATGAATTTACGTCTTCAAAAGATTAATCAACTTTTAAGGAAAGAAATATCCCAAATTATTTTGCGAGAAATGGAATTTCCTCCGGGAGTTTTGGCAACCGTTACCCGAGCTGAGGCCTCGGTTGATTTTTATCGGGCGAAAATATATATAAGCGTTATTCCCGAAGAACAATCACATAAAATTTTCCGAATTTTAAATAGAGAAATTTATCATCTTCAGCAAATTCTTAATAAACGTCTAAAAATAAAAATAATTCCAAGGATAGAATTTATCAAAGAAGAAAAAACTTTTCAAGCCGGTCAAATTGAGGAAATTCTCGGAAAATTGAAAAAAGAAGAAAAATAA
- the infB gene encoding translation initiation factor IF-2, whose translation MLQGKKPNSTNFNNNKEQITKPPVVVVLGHIDHGKTSLLLAIRNLQFTGEKPGGIITQHIGAYQIKKNEKKITFIDTPGHEAFSALRARGAKIADIAVLVVDSCEGPKEQTKEAISQAKLAGIPIIVALNKIDKPQTNPEKTKRELAQLDILVEGLGGKIPSIMVSAKTGQGIQDLLELILLVAEMEELKAPISKPAKGIIIESYLDNKRGPVATLILNQGILKREDVVGTSSCFGKIKILEDFKGKIILEVLPGDPAVVVGFQEVAKAGENFQTFENIETAQNYLEKKEQKVSEVLEILPEQKVWNLILKADVLGSLEAIENILKEFPKKEIVLRILKSEVGQINENDIKLAKSAKARILGFRVKANPIIKNLAEREKIKIITFEVIYELVEGVRNLIEKMTKPTIIRTDLGKMKALIIFLTEKNRQIIGGKVIEGKIKKGTLLEIFRNEEKIGQGKMVNLQKNKKDAEIVPKGEEAGILFEGETKVQENDILLSYEFTSSKD comes from the coding sequence ATGCTTCAAGGAAAAAAGCCAAATTCAACTAATTTCAACAACAACAAAGAACAGATAACCAAACCACCGGTCGTGGTCGTTTTAGGCCATATTGATCATGGAAAAACCAGCTTATTATTAGCAATTCGCAATCTTCAATTTACCGGGGAAAAACCGGGAGGCATAATTACTCAACACATTGGCGCTTATCAAATTAAAAAAAACGAAAAAAAAATTACTTTTATTGATACCCCGGGCCATGAGGCCTTTTCCGCTTTAAGGGCTCGGGGAGCAAAAATAGCCGACATTGCTGTTTTGGTCGTAGATAGTTGTGAAGGACCGAAAGAACAAACCAAAGAGGCAATTTCCCAAGCTAAATTAGCTGGCATTCCCATTATTGTTGCTTTAAATAAAATTGATAAACCCCAAACCAATCCGGAAAAAACCAAAAGGGAATTAGCCCAATTAGATATTTTGGTTGAGGGTTTGGGGGGAAAAATACCTTCAATTATGGTTTCAGCCAAAACCGGCCAAGGGATACAAGACCTTTTGGAATTAATATTATTGGTGGCTGAAATGGAAGAACTAAAAGCCCCCATTTCAAAACCAGCCAAAGGTATTATTATTGAATCTTATTTAGATAACAAAAGAGGACCGGTTGCCACTTTAATTTTAAATCAAGGAATTTTAAAAAGAGAAGATGTTGTCGGGACAAGTTCTTGCTTTGGCAAAATAAAAATCTTGGAAGATTTTAAAGGAAAGATTATTTTAGAGGTTTTACCTGGCGATCCGGCTGTGGTTGTTGGTTTTCAAGAGGTTGCCAAAGCCGGAGAAAATTTTCAGACCTTTGAAAACATTGAAACCGCCCAAAATTACTTAGAGAAAAAAGAACAAAAAGTTTCCGAGGTCTTAGAAATTTTACCCGAGCAAAAAGTTTGGAATTTAATTTTAAAAGCAGATGTTTTGGGTTCTTTGGAGGCAATTGAAAATATTTTGAAAGAATTTCCCAAAAAAGAAATTGTCTTAAGGATTTTAAAATCTGAAGTTGGTCAGATAAATGAAAATGATATTAAATTAGCCAAAAGTGCCAAAGCCAGAATTTTGGGCTTTAGAGTGAAAGCCAACCCTATTATTAAAAATTTAGCCGAAAGGGAGAAAATAAAAATAATAACTTTTGAGGTGATTTACGAACTGGTTGAGGGAGTTAGAAATTTAATAGAAAAAATGACAAAGCCGACAATAATCAGGACCGATTTGGGAAAAATGAAAGCCCTGATTATTTTTTTAACCGAAAAGAACCGCCAAATTATTGGCGGAAAGGTTATAGAGGGCAAAATAAAAAAAGGGACACTGCTTGAGATTTTTAGAAATGAAGAAAAAATAGGACAAGGTAAAATGGTCAATCTTCAGAAAAATAAAAAAGATGCCGAGATTGTCCCCAAGGGAGAAGAAGCGGGAATATTATTTGAAGGAGAAACAAAGGTTCAGGAAAATGATATTTTGTTAAGTTATGAATTTACGTCTTCAAAAGATTAA
- a CDS encoding DUF4446 family protein has product MFNFFRKKKKEPENLNQILTRFNQLETNFEKISQELEKLKKENLFDIKKVGMVRFNPFQEIGGNQSFSLVFLDGNDNGVVITSLYTREGNRVYGKPIKNGKSEYSLSKEEEKAIEKAKETKSVQ; this is encoded by the coding sequence ATGTTTAACTTTTTCAGAAAAAAGAAAAAAGAACCAGAAAACCTGAACCAGATTTTAACTCGCTTTAATCAATTAGAAACAAATTTCGAAAAAATTTCCCAAGAATTGGAAAAATTAAAGAAAGAAAACTTATTTGATATCAAAAAAGTAGGAATGGTCAGATTTAATCCTTTTCAAGAAATAGGGGGAAATCAAAGCTTTTCTTTAGTTTTTTTAGACGGAAATGATAATGGGGTGGTTATTACCAGTTTATACACCAGAGAAGGAAACAGGGTCTACGGAAAACCAATCAAAAATGGAAAATCAGAATATTCTTTATCAAAAGAAGAAGAAAAGGCAATAGAAAAAGCCAAAGAAACTAAAAGTGTTCAATAA
- a CDS encoding HIT domain-containing protein codes for MIKNSCLFCKIVKGEIDCAKIWEDNEFLAILDIMPNTKGMTLVLTKKHYDSYAFEMPNNVYQKFMLASKKVAKILEKSFRIKRVAMVMEGMGINHAHIKLYPLHGVAEKFKEMSAKKTIFFDKYEGYISTQLGPKAKLSELKKLAERIKNKR; via the coding sequence ATGATTAAAAACAGTTGCCTATTTTGTAAAATTGTAAAAGGAGAAATTGATTGCGCTAAAATTTGGGAAGATAATGAGTTTCTGGCAATTTTAGATATAATGCCAAACACAAAAGGAATGACATTGGTTTTAACAAAGAAACATTATGATTCTTATGCTTTTGAAATGCCAAATAATGTTTATCAAAAATTTATGTTGGCATCAAAAAAGGTTGCCAAAATTCTTGAAAAGAGTTTTAGAATAAAACGGGTGGCAATGGTAATGGAGGGCATGGGAATTAACCATGCCCATATTAAACTTTACCCATTACATGGAGTAGCCGAAAAATTCAAAGAAATGTCGGCAAAAAAGACAATATTTTTTGATAAATATGAGGGATATATTTCAACTCAGTTGGGTCCAAAAGCAAAACTTTCCGAGCTGAAAAAATTGGCAGAACGAATTAAAAATAAAAGATAA
- the gltX gene encoding glutamate--tRNA ligase yields MKPGEVRTRFAPAPTGFLHIGSGRTSLFNYLFAKKHQGVFVLRIEDTDIERSKKEFEEDIINNLKWLGIEWDEGPDIGGDYGPYRQSERLNIYAKYLEKLLEEGKAYYCFCPEQELEAQKQYRLSIGEAPRYSGKCSQLSQKEIKKHLKQGKSSVIRFRVLPKKIKFIDLIRGDIEFDSSFFGDIVISKNLLTPLYNFACVVDDFEMKISHILRGEEHISNTPKQILIQEALDFPQIKYAHFPLILAPDRSKLSKRYGAVSIADYKKTGYLPEALINFMVFLGWNPGDEREIFSLKLLTKEFFLEGVQKGGAVFNIQKLDFLNGFYIRQRSVEKLTELCLPYLIKSGLIEQIENNPGNPEDLKIFKEEKPKYKIKKTGQEISQEKLEKIISLYQKRLKKLSEIIDLTDFFFNDKLEVDESKDSSPPFANARVYDKNLLRWREMADNEIKTALDKLEKILSKIETDDWSKENLEKTLMPEADKFSKEIAKKAGLPAEALAKAGDRGYLLWPLRVALTGKEASAGPFEIAEILGKEKTLKRIIKAKEKL; encoded by the coding sequence ATGAAACCGGGCGAGGTTAGAACCAGATTTGCCCCTGCTCCGACCGGCTTTTTGCATATCGGAAGCGGCAGGACATCTCTTTTTAATTATCTTTTTGCCAAAAAACATCAGGGAGTTTTTGTTTTAAGGATTGAAGATACCGATATTGAGCGGTCCAAGAAAGAATTTGAAGAAGATATCATTAACAATTTAAAATGGCTTGGAATTGAATGGGATGAGGGCCCGGACATTGGCGGAGATTACGGACCATACCGACAAAGTGAAAGATTAAACATCTATGCTAAATATTTGGAAAAACTTCTTGAAGAGGGTAAGGCCTATTATTGTTTTTGCCCTGAACAAGAATTGGAAGCTCAAAAACAATATAGATTATCAATTGGAGAAGCGCCTCGTTACTCGGGAAAATGCTCTCAACTCTCACAAAAAGAAATTAAAAAACACTTAAAACAGGGCAAGTCCTCGGTTATCAGATTCAGGGTTTTGCCAAAAAAAATAAAGTTTATTGATTTAATCAGGGGCGATATTGAGTTTGACAGTAGTTTTTTTGGCGATATCGTCATTTCTAAAAACCTATTGACTCCTTTATATAATTTTGCCTGCGTAGTTGATGATTTTGAAATGAAAATTTCTCACATTCTACGGGGAGAAGAACATATTTCTAATACTCCCAAGCAAATTTTAATTCAAGAAGCCCTGGACTTTCCTCAAATTAAATATGCTCATTTTCCTTTAATTTTAGCTCCTGATAGAAGTAAATTGAGTAAAAGATACGGCGCGGTATCTATTGCCGATTATAAAAAAACCGGTTATTTACCTGAAGCTCTGATTAATTTTATGGTTTTTTTGGGCTGGAATCCGGGCGATGAAAGAGAAATTTTTTCCCTAAAGCTCTTAACAAAAGAATTTTTTTTAGAGGGAGTCCAAAAAGGAGGAGCGGTTTTTAATATTCAAAAATTAGATTTTTTAAACGGTTTTTATATTCGTCAACGCTCGGTTGAAAAATTAACCGAACTCTGTCTTCCTTATTTAATTAAGTCGGGCTTAATTGAGCAAATAGAAAATAATCCCGGAAATCCGGAAGATTTAAAGATTTTCAAAGAAGAAAAACCAAAATATAAAATAAAAAAAACCGGTCAAGAAATCTCTCAAGAAAAATTGGAAAAAATTATTTCTCTTTATCAAAAAAGATTAAAAAAATTATCCGAAATTATTGACTTGACAGATTTTTTCTTTAATGATAAATTAGAAGTCGATGAATCTAAAGATTCATCTCCACCCTTCGCTAACGCTCGGGTATATGATAAAAATTTATTAAGGTGGCGAGAAATGGCCGATAATGAGATTAAAACTGCCCTTGACAAATTAGAAAAAATATTATCTAAAATAGAAACTGACGATTGGAGCAAAGAAAATTTAGAAAAAACATTGATGCCAGAAGCAGATAAATTTTCAAAAGAAATAGCGAAAAAAGCAGGCTTGCCCGCCGAAGCTTTAGCGAAGGCGGGGGATAGGGGATATCTTTTGTGGCCCCTGAGAGTAGCCCTGACCGGAAAAGAGGCCTCGGCCGGACCCTTTGAGATAGCCGAGATATTAGGAAAAGAAAAAACATTGAAAAGAATTATCAAAGCAAAAGAGAAATTATGA